From Bacteroidales bacterium:
CCTAAGAACCTTCATTAACTTGTTGTATCGTTCCTATCGAGCTGGTTCATGTATTCAGTAGGAGAGAGTCCAAACTGCTTTTTGAAGCTGATCGAGAAATAGGTGAGGTTGTTGAAACCGGAGTCATAGGCAATTTCAGAAATGGTACCGGCCTTCTTCTTCAGCAATCCCAGGGCATAGTTCAGCCGGAGGATCCGGATGAACTCCGTAACGGACTGGCCCACAAGGGCGTTCAGTTTCCGGCTCAGCTGCGAGCGGCTCAGGGCCATGTCGGATGCAAATCCTTCCACACCGAACTCCGGATCGGACAGTTGTTTTTCGACCACAGCCTTTGCTTTCCGAAGGAACTTCTCGTCCATGGAAAGGACCTCACCGGCCCTGGCAGGCTGAAGGAGCTCTAAATCCTGGCGGTAGCGCTCCCTGAGCTTTTTCCGCTGGTCGATGAGGTTCCTGATCCGTACCAGCAGCTCTTCAGCGTCAAAGGGTT
This genomic window contains:
- a CDS encoding response regulator, whose translation is MPTANCQLPTEPSLKDAPLLLVVEDNPDLRLYIRGILGGDYRIMEAGGGRQGLEKALEQLPDLVLTDVMMPEMDGYELSRKLKSDERTSHIPVILLTARASKESRIEGLETGADDFVTKPFDAEELLVRIRNLIDQRKKLRERYRQDLELLQPARAGEVLSMDEKFLRKAKAVVEKQLSDPEFGVEGFASDMALSRSQLSRKLNALVGQSVTEFIRILRLNYALGLLKKKAGTISEIAYDSGFNNLTYFSISFKKQFGLSPTEYMNQLDRNDTTS